The proteins below are encoded in one region of Mycobacterium botniense:
- a CDS encoding capsid cement protein, whose protein sequence is MAGQDYVPLYVAGTQASCVAGSAVTAGQLVQITGGTLVPGTPGVAGGQPNSGTVTPTVAPTSDATSAEVGVAANNAVAGQPVSVYFGGVHVLAASGSISAGDPVQAAASGAVADASSNTTYSQIIGRAWSAASNGLAVVRLAEH, encoded by the coding sequence ATGGCAGGACAGGATTATGTGCCCCTCTACGTCGCCGGCACCCAGGCGTCGTGCGTCGCCGGGTCGGCGGTGACAGCGGGACAACTGGTGCAGATCACCGGTGGGACTCTGGTTCCCGGCACGCCCGGTGTTGCTGGCGGCCAGCCTAATTCAGGCACCGTCACCCCGACCGTGGCGCCCACCTCGGACGCCACATCCGCAGAGGTTGGTGTCGCGGCGAACAACGCGGTCGCCGGGCAGCCGGTGAGCGTCTACTTCGGTGGCGTTCACGTGCTCGCCGCATCCGGATCGATCTCGGCTGGCGATCCTGTTCAGGCAGCAGCCAGCGGGGCTGTTGCCGACGCCAGCTCGAACACTACGTATTCCCAGATCATCGGAAGGGCTTGGAGCGCCGCGTCGAATGGTCTTGCTGTTGTGCGCCTAGCCGAGCATTAA
- a CDS encoding phage major capsid protein, with amino-acid sequence MPFLEPPGFPTGNLATQDVYSISRYLNDPLMVLRALRTIADQIFVGDKVLTGQFYTEDGAVIYEQIESIFAANTPQAVQPGDEYPLSPIPTGPAQIANVVKWGLDTIITDEDISRQNFDVLSRAFTKLVNSMVAQVDSVVMSAVVAAITATQPASKPWNGSSGAPNILRDILLAEEQMRALKQGYIADTVLCDLNTFATAISDPTLALLLPREDFGHGVREMPVFQGIGFQANIAGKKWLSTPNLPTTPYVAVLDAKVFGAMVDERLPAPGYVGAQSDNSGDDDGRSMIQVKTMREDKQDRWRIRARRVTTPIIIEPKAGVQITGF; translated from the coding sequence ATGCCGTTCCTCGAACCACCCGGTTTCCCTACCGGGAATCTAGCAACCCAAGATGTCTACTCGATCAGCCGCTATCTCAACGATCCGTTGATGGTATTGCGCGCCCTTCGGACGATAGCCGACCAGATTTTCGTCGGCGATAAGGTTCTGACGGGCCAGTTCTACACCGAAGACGGCGCGGTGATCTACGAGCAGATCGAGTCGATCTTCGCCGCGAACACCCCGCAAGCGGTGCAACCCGGCGACGAATACCCGCTGTCTCCGATTCCCACAGGTCCGGCGCAGATCGCAAACGTGGTCAAGTGGGGTCTGGACACGATCATCACCGATGAGGACATCAGCCGGCAGAACTTCGACGTGCTGTCGCGGGCATTCACGAAGCTCGTCAACAGCATGGTCGCGCAAGTCGATTCGGTGGTGATGTCGGCTGTGGTCGCCGCCATCACAGCCACACAGCCCGCGTCGAAGCCGTGGAATGGCAGCTCAGGCGCCCCGAACATTCTGCGTGACATCCTCCTCGCCGAGGAGCAGATGAGGGCGCTGAAACAGGGCTACATCGCTGACACGGTGCTCTGTGACCTGAACACGTTCGCCACCGCGATCTCCGACCCGACGCTTGCGCTGCTGTTGCCACGTGAAGATTTCGGTCACGGGGTGCGTGAAATGCCGGTGTTCCAGGGAATCGGCTTCCAAGCCAATATCGCGGGGAAGAAATGGCTATCAACCCCGAACTTGCCGACCACACCGTATGTTGCGGTTCTCGACGCAAAGGTGTTCGGCGCGATGGTTGACGAGCGGCTGCCTGCGCCCGGCTACGTTGGCGCACAGTCCGACAACAGCGGCGACGACGACGGTCGCTCCATGATTCAGGTGAAGACGATGCGCGAGGACAAACAGGACCGCTGGCGTATCCGGGCCCGGCGCGTCACTACTCCCATCATTATCGAACCCAAAGCCGGCGTCCAAATCACGGGATTCTGA
- a CDS encoding C40 family peptidase, which translates to MGGHGAVYAFRRALHRQGGGAIGPDVQAAYSMIGTPYSQATRHDCSGMVGRVIAGALGIPNVGLPTTVNMGQWLASLGFRPGIGGPGTISVGWYDHGGGNAGHAAMTLSDGENAEAGGSHGNFVGAGAAGANSPQFDHHMFLPIGDLQGPPGYSAGGGFGGGAGGFGGGGIGGPASRPAQRPGPGPAASRATTRATTRKSRPRGNGCDISTTRFTTPKNAATNSKQPPSSPSGIGSTTRSSTCTERDLAQRKLEDAERARHRCAVARTVSAGCGSAHRSRKASASPAGSKA; encoded by the coding sequence ATGGGCGGTCACGGCGCGGTGTACGCGTTCCGGCGCGCGCTGCACCGTCAAGGCGGGGGAGCCATCGGACCCGACGTGCAGGCCGCTTACTCGATGATCGGCACGCCCTACAGTCAAGCCACACGCCACGACTGCTCGGGGATGGTGGGCCGCGTCATCGCCGGCGCGCTCGGCATCCCTAACGTCGGATTGCCCACCACCGTCAACATGGGCCAATGGCTGGCGTCGCTGGGGTTCCGGCCCGGCATCGGCGGCCCTGGCACGATCAGCGTCGGCTGGTACGACCACGGCGGCGGCAACGCCGGGCACGCCGCCATGACGCTGTCGGACGGCGAGAACGCCGAAGCCGGCGGCTCGCACGGGAACTTCGTCGGAGCGGGCGCTGCGGGCGCGAACAGCCCTCAGTTCGACCATCACATGTTTTTGCCGATCGGCGACCTGCAAGGCCCACCCGGCTACAGCGCAGGCGGCGGCTTCGGCGGGGGCGCCGGAGGTTTCGGCGGCGGCGGCATCGGCGGGCCGGCATCCCGGCCGGCGCAACGCCCGGGACCGGGCCCGGCGGCCAGCCGGGCTACTACACGCGCGACGACGAGAAAGTCGCGGCCGCGCGGGAACGGCTGCGACATCTCGACAACGAGATTCACGACGCCGAAGAACGCCGCAACGAACTCAAAGCAACCGCCAAGCAGTCCGAGCGGGATCGGCTCGACCACGAGATCGAGCACCTGCACCGAGCGCGATCTGGCGCAGCGCAAGCTCGAAGACGCCGAGCGGGCGCGCCACCGCTGCGCGGTGGCGCGAACAGTTTCGGCGGGTTGCGGTTCGGCGCACCGCTCGCGGAAGGCTTCGGCCTCTCCGGCGGGGTCAAAGGCTTAG